Proteins from a genomic interval of Candidatus Korarchaeum sp.:
- a CDS encoding NAD(P)/FAD-dependent oxidoreductase yields MRTDVLVVGGGIAGSTLASILSSRGFDVTIVERRPRVGYPHHCSGILGFDAIRELVTFSEDWVLSEINHATFISPGGFKIEIDKPLAKVVDRSIMDLETWEHALSSGAKGMLSTPFKGLASKSEAIVRGGTISFDLIVGADGSLSSVARAFGLRSLETELGLQRKCEGRIGDEYVVRVLRGSRFSWMQPWGDCMKLGAIGEFGEIIEVMRSCKVPIGKIEGNLIPRRPRKKFYGENFALIGDAAGQVKPLSRGGVLLAVRAAKILAEEFERGGLRRLSSYERRWWEINGREVALGMAARRYLEGLSPRDLDNIFLFLRDFEDIIQESFETDRQTSPLSRIPKAKVLKLTLMRPGAMLRAMMELVKQMVVTW; encoded by the coding sequence TTGAGGACTGATGTCCTCGTAGTCGGAGGTGGTATAGCTGGCTCTACTCTCGCCTCAATCCTATCCTCCAGGGGCTTCGATGTGACTATAGTTGAGAGGAGGCCGAGGGTGGGATATCCTCATCACTGCTCCGGCATCCTGGGGTTCGATGCTATAAGGGAGCTCGTGACGTTCTCAGAGGATTGGGTCCTATCTGAGATAAATCACGCTACATTCATCTCCCCTGGGGGCTTTAAGATCGAGATAGATAAGCCACTCGCGAAGGTAGTAGATAGGTCGATTATGGACCTAGAGACGTGGGAGCATGCCCTCTCATCAGGAGCTAAGGGTATGTTATCGACACCATTCAAGGGACTGGCATCTAAGAGTGAAGCGATTGTGAGAGGGGGCACTATATCTTTCGACTTGATAGTCGGTGCCGATGGGTCCCTCTCATCAGTAGCTAGGGCCTTCGGGCTGAGGAGTTTGGAAACTGAGTTAGGACTTCAGAGGAAGTGCGAGGGGAGGATAGGGGATGAGTACGTGGTTAGGGTCTTGAGGGGGAGCCGCTTCTCCTGGATGCAGCCCTGGGGAGATTGCATGAAATTAGGGGCTATAGGCGAATTTGGAGAGATAATAGAGGTCATGAGAAGTTGTAAAGTCCCTATAGGGAAGATTGAGGGTAATCTGATACCTAGAAGACCTAGGAAAAAGTTTTACGGTGAGAATTTCGCTCTAATAGGGGATGCCGCTGGCCAAGTTAAGCCTTTGAGCAGAGGGGGTGTCCTCCTCGCCGTGAGAGCTGCTAAGATCCTAGCTGAGGAGTTCGAGCGAGGCGGGTTGAGGAGGCTGAGCTCCTATGAGAGGAGATGGTGGGAGATCAACGGCAGGGAGGTAGCGTTAGGGATGGCGGCGAGGAGGTACTTAGAGGGACTGTCCCCGAGAGATCTGGATAATATTTTCCTATTTTTGAGGGATTTTGAGGATATCATTCAGGAAAGTTTCGAGACGGATAGGCAAACTTCCCCACTCAGTAGGATACCCAAGGCTAAAGTTCTTAAGCTGACTCTCATGAGACCTGGGGCGATGCTCCGAGCTATGATGGAGTTAGTGAAGCAAATGGTGGTAACATGGTGA
- a CDS encoding glycosyltransferase family 39 protein translates to MRSFTIGLIISIVLASSFFIYAYSEASSPKYRGDDYYVSDEVWYVTSSRNLLHEVFGLHPKYSIDGYVFATLSFNSESDLKEHLDDLDSLLRSIGGEIVRANYTTTGDRIAAIWVMVPGSNSSKLEKIGYAKVRYGFEYPSKSGILEYLNLEHPPLGKYFIMLSMMLLGDSPANWRIPGILEGSIIIILVYLTVSRLLNPFWGVVASIAIALDPILHAMSIVAMLDIHLTFFTALCLLFLVYDRPLAASISSWLSFSVKFSGLFPVACTYLYLRIYRGERPLRALVISILPSLVYLALSIPLISYLGPERWIQENLNAIAWHTTSRGSGPTPSPPWAWFFNLAPMALHLNPDLIARVNFVSYILSFAFTILLLPLMLKGERLYIPMMMILSIVLGYTAVYIAGNRTLYSFYAVQLSPSVASAFSISLFYLMREDLGDIVRREWGSVLDIIFGDEIELPEEIKPFLLLKGDRSFYVLSMILPVLVSIILHHNFYLPGSPVFSTNVRDFGLSGVLNDLLMRSSDKIWVRELIFSSITVISALIVSLDLVELSIYPIPMSLLVLSGYDWTLLSLALALESISLMRRGREKISIVLAILSSSLNPINILLFPLIFRKRTSIIFAASLIPLSLLSWPEEGTSGILQGFAGAYAPVIALTTSVALTAYLMRYSTLWSSVLGMGLMTLLSGIKQSWGLTALALVSSSPSIPLIELLLSLSLITYNNPSLLSGILFKCNPSNPKDACSDPSVSIALFSLAIIYLGLRGLYRGNKIKLRVPHLE, encoded by the coding sequence ATGAGGTCCTTCACGATAGGCTTGATTATATCAATAGTTCTGGCCTCTTCCTTCTTCATATACGCTTACAGCGAGGCCTCTTCCCCTAAGTACAGGGGAGATGATTATTACGTGAGTGATGAAGTCTGGTACGTCACCTCATCGAGGAACTTGCTCCATGAGGTCTTCGGTTTGCATCCCAAGTACTCAATAGATGGCTACGTCTTCGCTACTCTCTCCTTCAATTCTGAGAGCGATCTGAAGGAGCATTTAGACGATCTAGACTCGTTGCTGAGATCCATAGGTGGTGAGATAGTCAGAGCGAATTACACAACGACAGGTGATAGGATAGCAGCTATCTGGGTCATGGTCCCCGGATCCAATTCCTCCAAACTCGAAAAAATAGGATATGCTAAAGTCAGATATGGTTTTGAATATCCATCGAAATCTGGGATATTGGAATATCTTAACTTAGAACATCCACCTCTCGGAAAGTACTTCATAATGCTGTCTATGATGCTATTGGGGGATTCCCCAGCTAACTGGAGGATCCCCGGTATTTTAGAGGGATCTATCATAATAATTTTGGTTTACTTGACTGTTTCTAGGCTTTTGAATCCTTTTTGGGGAGTAGTAGCTTCTATCGCGATTGCTCTCGATCCAATATTACATGCTATGAGCATTGTCGCGATGCTCGATATACACTTAACTTTCTTCACCGCCCTCTGCCTCCTCTTCCTCGTCTACGATAGACCGTTAGCCGCTTCGATATCCTCCTGGCTCTCTTTCTCAGTGAAGTTCAGCGGGCTATTCCCAGTCGCATGCACTTATCTCTACCTCAGGATCTACAGAGGGGAGAGGCCCCTGAGGGCTCTGGTAATTTCTATATTGCCTAGTTTAGTCTACTTGGCTCTCTCAATACCTCTAATAAGTTACTTAGGCCCTGAGAGGTGGATCCAGGAGAACTTGAATGCGATAGCTTGGCACACGACTAGTAGGGGGAGCGGACCCACTCCATCCCCTCCCTGGGCTTGGTTCTTCAATCTAGCTCCCATGGCCCTCCACTTGAATCCAGATTTAATCGCCAGGGTCAACTTCGTGTCTTATATTCTCTCATTCGCTTTCACTATACTCCTACTCCCCTTGATGCTGAAGGGGGAGAGACTCTACATACCGATGATGATGATCCTCTCAATAGTCCTAGGTTACACTGCAGTGTATATAGCTGGTAACAGGACCCTTTACAGTTTTTACGCTGTCCAACTCTCTCCTTCAGTCGCTTCAGCCTTCTCAATCTCCCTCTTCTATCTGATGAGGGAGGATCTCGGGGATATTGTGAGGAGGGAGTGGGGATCAGTTTTGGACATTATATTCGGGGATGAAATCGAGCTTCCGGAGGAGATAAAACCTTTCCTCCTTTTGAAAGGAGATAGGTCATTTTATGTGCTTAGCATGATTCTTCCTGTCTTAGTCTCGATAATACTGCACCATAATTTCTATCTCCCGGGAAGCCCTGTGTTCTCAACTAATGTGAGGGATTTCGGGCTCTCAGGGGTCTTAAACGATCTCTTAATGAGATCATCTGACAAGATATGGGTAAGGGAACTAATCTTCTCCTCCATAACTGTGATATCAGCTCTGATAGTCTCCCTCGACTTAGTTGAGCTCTCAATATATCCGATCCCCATGTCCTTATTAGTGCTATCTGGTTACGACTGGACACTCCTATCCCTAGCCCTAGCTCTTGAATCGATCTCTCTTATGAGGAGGGGTAGGGAGAAGATCTCTATCGTACTCGCTATACTATCTTCTTCATTGAACCCAATAAACATACTGCTATTCCCATTGATCTTCAGGAAAAGGACTTCTATAATATTCGCCGCATCCCTGATACCTCTCTCACTCCTCTCATGGCCAGAAGAGGGGACGAGCGGAATCCTTCAGGGCTTCGCTGGAGCTTACGCTCCAGTAATAGCTTTAACGACTTCTGTAGCCTTGACAGCTTATCTGATGAGATATAGTACCCTCTGGAGCTCTGTCTTGGGGATGGGCCTTATGACCCTCCTCTCAGGTATCAAGCAGTCCTGGGGCCTCACAGCCCTGGCTCTAGTATCCAGCAGTCCCTCTATCCCATTGATCGAACTTCTCTTATCGCTCTCCCTCATAACATATAATAATCCTTCCCTCCTCTCCGGGATTTTATTCAAGTGCAATCCATCTAACCCTAAGGACGCTTGCTCGGATCCCTCGGTATCGATAGCACTCTTCTCCCTAGCGATAATATACTTGGGGTTGAGGGGATTGTATCGAGGGAATAAAATTAAATTAAGAGTACCCCATCTAGAATAA
- a CDS encoding HAD-IIA family hydrolase, which yields MIPKLDYYDLLILDIDGVVWLDGKPIESSVRAINEIRSEIKVVFLTNNSTRHRRTIASLLRDIGIPWVSEKDIFTSASVLASLSSSLGIRDCYVIGESGLIMELEEAGIEISDEGDVCVGLDRGFNYEKLKVAVRNILSGAMFLATNYDRLLPTQEGAIPGAASIVSAISAACGREPDIIVGKPNPIMFLHASASVGAKRPLVIGDSVETDILGAMRAGMDSALLLREGRGGIGPRPKYVLRDLEELIR from the coding sequence TTGATCCCCAAGCTCGATTATTATGATTTACTCATTTTAGATATAGATGGGGTCGTTTGGCTCGATGGTAAGCCGATAGAGAGTTCTGTAAGGGCTATAAATGAGATAAGATCTGAGATCAAAGTAGTATTCCTGACTAATAACTCCACGAGGCACAGGAGGACTATCGCAAGCCTATTGAGGGATATAGGGATCCCATGGGTCTCTGAGAAAGATATATTCACGAGCGCGAGCGTCCTAGCTAGCCTATCCAGTAGCTTGGGAATAAGGGATTGTTACGTCATTGGCGAATCTGGTCTCATTATGGAACTTGAAGAAGCAGGTATTGAGATATCCGATGAGGGGGATGTTTGCGTGGGCTTGGATAGGGGCTTCAATTATGAGAAGCTCAAGGTAGCCGTGAGGAACATATTATCTGGGGCTATGTTCCTAGCCACGAATTACGATAGGCTCCTCCCCACTCAGGAAGGGGCTATCCCTGGAGCCGCATCTATTGTCTCTGCTATCTCAGCTGCTTGCGGCAGGGAGCCTGATATAATCGTCGGCAAACCTAACCCTATAATGTTCCTACACGCTTCAGCGAGCGTCGGTGCTAAGAGGCCCCTAGTCATAGGGGATAGCGTGGAGACAGATATCCTAGGGGCTATGAGGGCCGGTATGGACTCAGCCTTACTGCTGAGGGAAGGGAGAGGAGGGATCGGACCACGCCCGAAGTACGTGCTGAGGGATCTGGAGGAGCTGATACGCTGA
- a CDS encoding class I SAM-dependent methyltransferase family protein, with translation MRIAYDLIGSRETGAVAIVDIPEGVDPLKVAEEIFRRHPHVKSVLRKAGSREGDYRTRPLELIAGSEDTEVIHKEHGYKLKLDPKFVYFSPREATERQLISDLVEDGELIFLMFAGVGPYAIAIARRKSVQIVGVEINSIAVRYFQENIKMNGLGHKIFPIEGDVSYLAPAMRGRFDRVVMPLPLGAYRFIREALISLKEGGGYVHFYYWGGEDALKQAESLFKREAASFGLEAKSIGFRVVSSYAPRVDKIRIDFFVKPMLVK, from the coding sequence TTGAGGATAGCATACGATCTCATAGGATCTAGGGAGACCGGGGCTGTAGCTATAGTGGATATCCCGGAGGGGGTTGATCCGCTGAAGGTAGCGGAGGAGATATTCAGGAGGCACCCTCACGTCAAGTCCGTCCTGAGGAAGGCTGGGAGTAGGGAGGGCGATTACAGGACGAGGCCCCTCGAACTCATAGCTGGATCTGAGGATACTGAAGTGATACATAAGGAGCACGGATACAAACTCAAACTAGACCCTAAGTTCGTTTATTTCTCCCCTAGGGAGGCTACTGAGAGGCAGTTGATCTCAGATTTAGTTGAGGATGGGGAACTAATATTCCTGATGTTCGCTGGCGTTGGGCCTTACGCTATAGCGATAGCTAGGAGGAAATCCGTCCAGATAGTGGGAGTGGAGATAAACAGTATTGCAGTCAGGTACTTCCAGGAGAATATAAAGATGAATGGATTGGGCCATAAGATCTTCCCGATAGAGGGGGACGTCTCTTACTTAGCTCCAGCTATGAGGGGGAGGTTCGATAGGGTCGTGATGCCCCTGCCCCTGGGTGCTTACCGCTTCATAAGGGAAGCCCTCATCTCGCTCAAGGAAGGGGGAGGTTACGTCCATTTCTATTACTGGGGTGGTGAGGATGCCCTAAAGCAAGCTGAGTCCTTATTCAAGAGGGAGGCTGCGAGTTTCGGGCTCGAAGCTAAGTCAATCGGCTTCAGAGTCGTCTCAAGCTATGCTCCGAGGGTGGATAAGATCAGGATCGATTTTTTCGTAAAACCCATGTTAGTTAAATGA
- a CDS encoding glycosyltransferase family 2 protein: protein MLSIVIPTFNEKENLEELLRRIDSTLRGLDYEVIIVDDNSPDGTAEEALKLSDRYPVRVMLRTERLGLSSAVLDGIKMARGDIICVMDADLQHPPELLKELYERVLENEIVIASRYVKGGSVEGWSFLRRLISRASILLARLLIPKVRGIRDTSSGYFMLRKGCLNPEVNPRGFKILLEILAKTECTRIYEVPYSFGLRRHGESKLGLGTMINYAIQLLELSSPFVRFSIIGALGTLVNLLSLYAMRYFLGLEHELASIIAIEISLLNNFILNDIWTFRKRRRGGIISSLLNYHLANFMGIITQFSISMSLYRFFGIESILSQFIGIIVGFIVNYSLSKRVVWW, encoded by the coding sequence TTGCTAAGCATAGTGATCCCCACGTTCAATGAGAAGGAGAACTTAGAGGAGCTGCTGAGGAGGATAGACTCTACCCTCAGGGGCTTGGATTACGAAGTGATAATAGTAGATGATAACTCACCCGATGGGACCGCTGAAGAGGCCCTGAAGCTCTCAGATAGGTATCCTGTGAGGGTTATGCTGAGAACCGAGAGGTTAGGCCTCTCCTCAGCCGTCCTAGATGGGATTAAGATGGCTAGGGGCGATATCATATGCGTGATGGATGCGGATCTCCAGCACCCCCCTGAGTTGCTCAAGGAACTATACGAGAGGGTCCTTGAGAATGAAATAGTGATCGCATCTAGGTACGTTAAAGGGGGCTCTGTAGAGGGATGGAGCTTCCTCAGGAGGCTCATATCCAGGGCTTCGATATTATTAGCTAGGTTACTCATCCCCAAGGTCAGGGGGATAAGGGACACATCCTCAGGATACTTCATGCTCAGGAAGGGATGCTTAAATCCTGAGGTGAATCCCAGGGGGTTCAAGATACTCCTCGAGATATTAGCTAAGACTGAATGCACTAGAATTTACGAGGTCCCATATTCCTTCGGCTTGAGGAGGCATGGGGAATCCAAATTGGGATTGGGTACTATGATAAATTACGCAATCCAGTTACTGGAGCTCTCCTCTCCCTTCGTTAGGTTCTCAATAATAGGGGCCTTAGGCACCCTCGTCAACCTCCTCTCACTATATGCGATGAGGTACTTCCTCGGATTGGAGCACGAATTAGCTTCTATAATCGCTATAGAGATCTCTCTCCTGAATAACTTCATCCTAAATGATATCTGGACGTTCAGGAAGAGGAGGAGAGGGGGTATCATCAGCTCCCTCCTCAACTACCATCTAGCTAACTTCATGGGGATAATAACGCAGTTTTCCATCTCCATGTCACTCTACAGGTTCTTCGGGATCGAATCCATTCTCTCTCAGTTCATAGGAATAATAGTGGGGTTCATAGTGAATTACTCCTTGAGCAAGAGGGTAGTCTGGTGGTAG
- a CDS encoding rhomboid family intramembrane serine protease: protein MVTITNALLGLSTFLISIALIRRYSNTPEITSILMSLNIGVYFLTSPSIIFADNSILFKYGSSGSYLISGRYETLITSMFLHANLIHLFLNMYALHILGKVAEISLGRAKFISLYFLSGLVGDLLSCIIDSSSVSVGASGAIMGLLGYIVAMEYRVTGRFNPSTVLLAIFVIFGGFSANVDVLAHLGGFLVGLGLGLSRAPPW, encoded by the coding sequence ATGGTGACGATAACTAACGCTCTACTCGGTCTATCTACTTTCCTGATCTCAATAGCCCTCATAAGGAGATACTCGAACACCCCGGAGATAACGTCCATCCTGATGAGCCTCAATATAGGCGTATACTTCCTCACATCCCCTAGTATAATATTCGCTGATAACTCCATCTTGTTCAAATACGGTAGCTCAGGCTCTTACTTGATCTCCGGGAGGTACGAGACCCTGATAACTTCTATGTTCTTACACGCCAATCTCATACACTTATTCCTCAATATGTACGCTCTCCACATCTTGGGGAAGGTGGCCGAGATATCCCTCGGGAGGGCTAAATTCATCTCCCTCTACTTCCTCTCGGGGCTAGTCGGCGATCTCCTCTCCTGCATAATTGACTCGAGTAGCGTGAGCGTTGGTGCTTCCGGAGCTATCATGGGGCTCCTCGGATATATAGTAGCTATGGAGTATAGAGTGACGGGGAGGTTCAATCCATCGACAGTACTCTTAGCTATCTTCGTGATATTCGGTGGCTTCTCCGCTAATGTAGATGTTTTAGCGCATCTGGGTGGTTTCCTAGTGGGTTTAGGGTTAGGACTCTCTAGAGCTCCTCCATGGTGA
- a CDS encoding archaemetzincin — MLVRLVPFGFIYYWILEYLSENLPKAYGIGVIINKSSLNIPKFVYDTVSSQVVSEKFLDYLRVVDKWPRDEKILAIVDGDAYARGTNFVFGQAEVGGRFGAVFIARLNPSFYGGPENDGLFLLRILKEASHELGHMLGLGHCDNARCVMSFSNSIWEVDRKGWMPCDKCRRSIGLDPQARLL; from the coding sequence ATGTTAGTGAGGCTGGTCCCGTTCGGCTTCATATACTACTGGATCCTGGAGTACCTCAGTGAGAACCTCCCTAAAGCTTATGGAATCGGTGTCATAATCAATAAGAGCTCTCTCAATATCCCAAAATTCGTTTACGATACTGTCAGTTCTCAGGTAGTGAGCGAGAAGTTCTTAGACTACTTGAGGGTCGTGGATAAATGGCCCAGAGATGAGAAGATATTGGCGATAGTCGATGGGGATGCTTACGCTAGGGGCACGAACTTCGTCTTCGGACAAGCTGAGGTCGGGGGTAGGTTCGGAGCTGTCTTCATAGCTAGATTGAATCCTTCCTTCTACGGCGGCCCTGAGAACGATGGCCTCTTCCTCTTGAGGATATTGAAGGAAGCTTCTCATGAGCTCGGCCACATGCTGGGGCTGGGTCACTGCGATAATGCTAGGTGTGTCATGAGCTTCAGTAACTCTATATGGGAAGTGGATAGGAAGGGTTGGATGCCCTGTGATAAGTGCAGGAGGTCGATAGGCCTTGATCCCCAAGCTCGATTATTATGA
- a CDS encoding winged helix-turn-helix transcriptional regulator translates to MADAIKEVPRLLSDGLSELFVSQKQEILNHFSEDIKFLISSGNLRELDDGEIETILSFLGDLIDSIYTMVIRRTSSDIHNYLRWTPELGDSGENLIKSCELFYKELLEEIAKAKAERDIYKERAESMESLDVIVTGKYKILELLERENRPLKPVEIASKLNLSEVTVRKYIKELVEEGLIIKDNKTRPYTYYLGDPNWRARLRIKERSL, encoded by the coding sequence ATGGCCGACGCTATTAAGGAGGTCCCAAGGCTCCTCTCCGATGGCCTATCCGAGCTCTTCGTTAGCCAAAAACAGGAGATCCTGAACCACTTCTCAGAGGATATAAAGTTCTTAATAAGCTCCGGAAACCTTAGGGAGCTGGATGATGGGGAGATAGAGACAATTTTGAGCTTCTTAGGTGATCTAATCGATTCGATATATACTATGGTGATAAGGAGGACCTCTAGCGATATCCACAATTACTTGAGATGGACCCCGGAGCTCGGGGATTCTGGAGAGAACTTGATTAAGAGTTGCGAGCTCTTCTATAAGGAGCTATTGGAGGAGATAGCTAAAGCTAAAGCTGAGAGAGACATCTATAAGGAGAGAGCTGAGTCAATGGAATCCCTCGATGTGATAGTTACGGGGAAGTATAAGATACTTGAACTCCTAGAGAGAGAAAACAGACCCCTGAAGCCAGTAGAGATAGCTAGTAAGCTCAATCTCAGCGAGGTGACTGTGAGGAAGTACATAAAGGAGCTCGTTGAGGAGGGGTTGATAATCAAGGACAATAAGACCAGACCTTACACGTACTACTTAGGTGATCCGAATTGGAGAGCGAGATTGAGGATAAAGGAAAGGAGCTTATAA
- a CDS encoding endonuclease V, with the protein MREALEQIPYGEVTTFKIIAEALGDGRAALAVRNECLKLSKIDPDIPWWRVVSSKLEPMPGAEEKLREEGGIERAKIGKFFRELDVWPIFRVMASDQVKLSERLILSELGDVSVAAGVDVSYIDDRAVACCVTVDEELNIVEVRYERFSPQIPYVPTYLAFRELRGMLPAAMKCDFDVIFVDGHGILHPRGLGEASHLGLLLGKPSIGVAKSKLVGEVEGGYVKFMGRDAAALYRGGFVSPGHLSDLESALKTAIKFWREGNQPLPLKLAHSLSKIAKSSD; encoded by the coding sequence TTGAGGGAGGCCTTAGAGCAGATACCCTATGGAGAGGTCACCACCTTCAAGATAATAGCTGAGGCCCTCGGGGATGGGAGAGCCGCTCTAGCGGTCAGAAACGAGTGCTTGAAGCTCTCCAAAATAGATCCAGATATCCCCTGGTGGAGGGTAGTCTCATCTAAGCTCGAGCCCATGCCAGGGGCTGAGGAGAAGCTGAGGGAGGAGGGGGGTATCGAGAGAGCGAAGATTGGGAAGTTCTTCAGGGAGTTAGATGTATGGCCTATCTTCAGAGTCATGGCATCTGATCAAGTGAAGCTCTCTGAGAGGTTGATCTTGAGCGAGCTCGGGGATGTTAGCGTAGCAGCTGGAGTCGATGTGAGTTACATCGATGACAGAGCCGTGGCTTGTTGCGTGACTGTCGATGAGGAGCTAAATATCGTAGAGGTGAGGTACGAGAGGTTCTCACCCCAGATACCGTACGTACCGACTTACTTAGCTTTCAGGGAATTGAGGGGGATGTTGCCGGCAGCTATGAAGTGCGACTTCGATGTGATATTCGTTGATGGTCACGGGATACTCCATCCAAGGGGCTTAGGAGAGGCCTCCCATCTGGGCTTGCTCTTGGGTAAGCCGTCTATAGGAGTAGCGAAATCTAAGCTAGTCGGGGAGGTAGAAGGGGGCTACGTTAAGTTCATGGGTAGGGATGCCGCTGCCTTGTACAGAGGAGGGTTCGTATCACCCGGACATCTATCGGACCTTGAATCAGCTTTAAAAACTGCTATAAAATTTTGGAGGGAGGGAAATCAACCTCTCCCTCTGAAACTCGCCCATTCACTCTCTAAGATCGCTAAATCCTCAGATTGA
- a CDS encoding GIY-YIG nuclease family protein — protein MKGAYIIIMRSSGGLLRVGALGTFEVPEGTLAYVGSAKGPGGLLARVSRHLRKGKRLKWHIDYLTESGIVEIEEVIAIPSAEEEDLAKILMEFGSPVILGFGCSDRKDDKSHLFSLKDLGSLRAFLRERYIFHELNPRSLGDM, from the coding sequence GTGAAGGGGGCTTACATAATCATAATGAGGTCCTCAGGCGGTCTCCTGAGGGTAGGGGCCCTAGGGACCTTCGAGGTACCAGAGGGGACGCTAGCTTACGTGGGCTCAGCTAAAGGGCCCGGTGGCTTACTAGCTAGGGTATCGAGGCACCTCAGGAAGGGGAAGCGTCTGAAGTGGCATATAGATTACCTAACTGAGAGCGGGATCGTGGAGATCGAGGAGGTAATAGCTATCCCCTCAGCTGAGGAGGAGGATTTAGCGAAAATTTTAATGGAATTCGGTAGTCCAGTTATACTCGGTTTCGGTTGCTCGGATCGTAAGGATGATAAGTCCCATCTATTCTCATTGAAAGATCTGGGTTCCCTGAGAGCCTTCCTGAGGGAGAGGTATATATTTCACGAGCTTAATCCCAGGTCCTTAGGGGATATGTAG
- a CDS encoding 50S ribosome-binding GTPase encodes MRLADFGEIKGAMSKANLVLEVLDARDPWTTRSRKVEEMASSIGKKVILVMNKSDLVPREVLDEWVEVFREDGLKATYISARERMGTMKLRRFIKREAPEFPAVVLVVGFPKVGKSSIINVLKGRSSASTSPIPGNPGYTRSFQLFRIERKLYLIDSPGIIPIEGGPLEMAIRGCPPEKLNNPIEAASSLIERALRADPSAIKRAYGIEGRDPLSIIEELARKRGWVSGGELRVEEAARQIIRDYHTCKLNFYISPKDLGLSS; translated from the coding sequence ATGAGGCTCGCTGACTTCGGAGAGATAAAGGGGGCCATGAGTAAGGCTAACTTGGTATTGGAGGTGCTAGATGCCAGAGATCCTTGGACCACTAGGAGCAGGAAAGTGGAGGAAATGGCTTCCTCCATTGGGAAGAAAGTGATATTAGTGATGAATAAGTCGGATCTAGTCCCAAGAGAGGTCCTGGATGAGTGGGTCGAGGTATTCAGGGAGGATGGATTGAAAGCGACTTATATAAGCGCTAGAGAGAGGATGGGCACGATGAAGCTGAGGAGATTCATAAAAAGGGAGGCTCCTGAATTCCCAGCTGTGGTACTTGTCGTCGGATTTCCGAAGGTGGGGAAGAGCTCCATAATAAATGTGCTGAAGGGGAGGTCCTCAGCATCTACGAGCCCCATACCGGGGAACCCTGGGTATACGAGGAGCTTTCAACTCTTCAGGATAGAGAGGAAGCTTTACCTCATAGATTCCCCGGGTATAATCCCGATAGAGGGCGGCCCCCTGGAGATGGCTATAAGGGGATGCCCTCCCGAGAAATTGAATAATCCGATTGAAGCAGCTTCATCCCTAATTGAGAGGGCCCTGAGAGCGGATCCGAGTGCGATAAAGAGGGCTTACGGTATAGAGGGGAGAGATCCTCTCAGCATAATTGAGGAATTGGCCAGGAAGAGGGGATGGGTGAGCGGAGGGGAGCTCAGAGTCGAGGAAGCAGCTAGGCAGATAATAAGGGATTATCATACGTGTAAGCTCAACTTCTACATATCCCCTAAGGACCTGGGATTAAGCTCGTGA
- a CDS encoding TatD family hydrolase: MKLFDVHCHLEDESFDEDREEVLERARKSGIVGIVTSPLDREDSIKALSLFSGSDLVKISIGLDVSYYGDDYEIEGTIELILENRDEIVAIGEVGLDYRVASMGGPGKERQKEVFRRFIRLSEELDKPLVVHSLWAQRPVLRILDEEGATRVILHAFGGKESDVKFAVSKGFFISIPTNVIRSSNVRSVAEATPLESMVLESDSPVLAPDGGRNEPSNILRSVDFLSKLKGCSPEELSDITTSNAKRVYAI, from the coding sequence ATGAAGCTCTTCGATGTCCATTGCCATCTAGAGGATGAATCCTTCGATGAGGACAGGGAGGAAGTATTGGAGAGAGCTAGGAAATCTGGTATAGTGGGGATAGTCACATCTCCATTGGATAGGGAGGACTCCATCAAAGCTCTTTCCCTCTTCTCAGGGAGTGATCTAGTCAAGATATCGATAGGCCTCGATGTGAGCTATTACGGAGATGATTATGAGATAGAGGGGACTATCGAGCTCATACTGGAGAATAGGGACGAGATAGTAGCGATAGGTGAAGTCGGCCTGGATTATAGAGTGGCTTCGATGGGAGGGCCCGGGAAGGAGAGGCAGAAGGAAGTGTTCAGGAGGTTCATAAGGCTCTCCGAGGAGTTGGATAAACCGTTGGTGGTGCACAGTCTGTGGGCTCAGAGGCCCGTCCTCAGGATCTTGGATGAGGAAGGAGCGACTAGAGTCATCTTACATGCATTCGGTGGGAAGGAAAGCGATGTTAAATTCGCTGTAAGTAAGGGTTTCTTCATAAGCATACCTACGAATGTCATCAGATCCTCTAATGTGAGATCGGTAGCTGAAGCTACTCCTTTGGAGAGTATGGTTCTGGAGTCGGACTCCCCGGTCCTAGCCCCGGATGGGGGGAGGAACGAGCCCTCCAATATATTACGCTCAGTCGATTTCTTATCGAAGCTCAAGGGCTGCAGCCCCGAGGAGCTCTCGGATATAACTACGAGTAACGCTAAGAGGGTGTACGCTATTTGA